The sequence GGCTCCCTGGACTTGTGATGATAGAACGCCACGACCTGTAATCCTTCCTCCTCAAATTCAACATGAAACTGATTGAGGGAACCCGATGATGCAATACAGAACGGACAATGAGGTCCCGTCCACCACCGGACCAGGACAACCTTACCACGGAGGTCCTTAAGCTTAAGTGGCCTTGAATTGTACCAGTCTGCAACTTTCCATTCACTGACTGCTTTGCCCAGTGGGAGAGAATCATCAAAATTTTGCGACAAAAGAGGAACCAAGAGACAGGTTCCAAAGATCAAGCTAAAGATTAGGAATGGATAGGTGAAGTGGTTCAATAAATAGGGCAACAATGTATGTGAGTTTTTATTTACCGTTGCCCCCGTCAATTTCCAGATTGATAATATTTGTCAGTTTTGGCTGCCATAATGAAATCACTCCGATGTAGCCCTCTGATTTTGTGC is a genomic window of Candidatus Neomarinimicrobiota bacterium containing:
- a CDS encoding TlpA family protein disulfide reductase: MLSIWKLTGATVNKNSHTLLPYLLNHFTYPFLIFSLIFGTCLLVPLLSQNFDDSLPLGKAVSEWKVADWYNSRPLKLKDLRGKVVLVRWWTGPHCPFCIASSGSLNQFHVEFEEEGLQVVAFYHHKSREPLNKEKVALNIESLGFDFPVAIDHEWRTLNDWWLKGGQRRFTSVTFLLDKKGIIRHIHSGGQYTKGDESYKKMKEMIRKLLAEKV